A genomic region of Bosea sp. 124 contains the following coding sequences:
- the rpoN gene encoding RNA polymerase factor sigma-54 — MAMMPRMELRQGQSLVMTPQLLQAIKLLQLSHLELQNFVEGELERNPLLERDDASDGPFQANGGDDAHAADPETYARAESLNSQEGMETRLGTGLDNVFQGEQPSVARLDTRGADSLPIIGGAYGGSGGSFEEGPEGFESSLTVEASLHDHLSTQLDLAVHEPADRLIGRHLIDAVDDSGYLGEPISGIAERLGVPVARVEGVLRIVQGFDPSGVAARDVCECLSIQLRDRDRFDPAMQALVANLHLVAKRDFVALKRLCGVDDEDIADMVAEIRRLDPKPGRGFGGSTAETVVPDVFIRAAPDGSWLVDLNPDTLPRVLINQTYHARVSKAARNDEDKAFIAECLQTANWLTRSLEQRARTILKVASEIVRQQDGFFAHGVEHLRPLNLKTVADAIGMHESTVSRVTSNKYLICSRGVFEMKYFFSAAIAATGYGEAHSAEAVRFRIRQMIDDEAPADVLSDDAIVARLKAGGIDIARRTVAKYRESLRIPSSMERRREKVAMAMGSR; from the coding sequence ATGGCGATGATGCCACGCATGGAGCTGCGCCAGGGCCAGTCCCTGGTGATGACGCCGCAGCTGCTGCAGGCGATCAAGCTTCTGCAATTGTCGCATCTCGAATTGCAGAATTTCGTCGAGGGCGAACTTGAGCGCAACCCGCTGCTGGAGCGCGACGACGCCTCGGACGGCCCGTTTCAAGCCAATGGCGGCGACGATGCCCATGCCGCCGACCCCGAGACCTATGCCCGCGCCGAGAGTCTGAACAGCCAGGAGGGCATGGAGACCCGCCTCGGCACCGGGCTCGACAACGTCTTCCAGGGCGAGCAGCCGAGCGTGGCGCGGCTCGATACGCGCGGCGCCGACAGCCTGCCGATCATCGGCGGCGCCTATGGCGGTTCGGGCGGCTCCTTCGAGGAGGGGCCGGAGGGCTTCGAGAGCAGCCTGACGGTGGAAGCCTCGCTGCACGACCATCTCAGCACGCAGCTCGACCTCGCGGTCCATGAGCCGGCCGACCGCCTGATCGGCCGCCACCTCATCGATGCGGTCGACGATTCCGGTTATCTCGGCGAGCCCATTTCCGGCATCGCGGAGCGGCTCGGCGTCCCGGTCGCCCGGGTCGAGGGCGTGCTCCGCATCGTCCAGGGCTTCGACCCCTCCGGCGTGGCGGCGCGCGACGTCTGCGAATGCCTGTCGATCCAGCTTCGCGATCGCGACCGTTTCGACCCGGCGATGCAGGCGCTCGTCGCCAATCTTCACCTGGTCGCCAAGCGCGATTTCGTCGCGCTGAAGCGGCTCTGCGGCGTCGATGACGAGGATATCGCCGACATGGTCGCCGAGATCCGGCGGCTCGATCCGAAGCCCGGCCGCGGCTTCGGCGGCTCGACCGCCGAGACCGTGGTGCCGGACGTCTTCATCCGCGCCGCACCGGATGGCTCCTGGCTGGTCGACCTCAACCCCGACACGCTGCCGCGCGTGCTGATCAACCAGACCTATCATGCCCGCGTCTCCAAGGCGGCGCGCAACGACGAGGACAAGGCCTTCATCGCCGAATGCCTGCAGACGGCGAACTGGCTGACGCGCTCGCTGGAGCAGCGCGCCCGCACCATCCTGAAGGTGGCGAGCGAAATCGTCCGCCAGCAGGACGGCTTCTTCGCCCATGGCGTCGAGCATCTGCGCCCGCTGAACCTGAAGACCGTGGCGGATGCGATCGGCATGCATGAATCGACCGTCTCGCGCGTGACCTCGAACAAGTACCTGATCTGCTCTCGCGGCGTCTTCGAGATGAAGTACTTCTTCTCGGCCGCGATCGCCGCCACGGGCTATGGCGAGGCGCACTCGGCCGAGGCGGTGCGCTTCCGCATCAGGCAGATGATCGATGACGAGGCCCCGGCCGATGTCCTCTCCGACGATGCGATCGTCGCGCGGCTCAAGGCCGGCGGCATCGATATCGCCCGCCGTACCGTGGCGAAATACCGGGAATCCCTGCGGATTCCATCCTCCATGGAGCGCCGGCGCGAGAAGGTCGCCATGGCGATGGGCAGTCGCTGA
- the lptB gene encoding LPS export ABC transporter ATP-binding protein yields MPQSDTEPSRAPAPTQQRGAGAFARLFGRFGGGDSSDASSASEAAAIGGPGVLAVRGLRKSYGDRTVVTDASLYLRQGEAVGLLGPNGAGKTTIFYMITGLVAADLGTISLEGNDITQLPMYQRARLGIGYLPQEASIFRGLSVEDNIRAVLEVVEPNRKSRERQLDTLLEEFNIARLRKAPSIALSGGERRRCEIARALAGKPSFILLDEPFAGIDPIAVGDIQALVRQLTDRGIGVLITDHNVRETLGLVDRAYIIHSGRVLTEGSPAEIIANADVRRVYLGEDFRL; encoded by the coding sequence ATGCCGCAATCCGACACGGAGCCCAGCCGCGCGCCGGCGCCGACCCAGCAGCGCGGCGCAGGCGCGTTCGCCCGCCTGTTCGGCCGTTTCGGTGGCGGCGACAGCAGCGATGCGTCCAGCGCCTCGGAAGCCGCTGCGATCGGCGGCCCCGGCGTCCTGGCCGTCAGGGGCCTGCGCAAGAGCTATGGCGACCGCACGGTCGTCACCGATGCGAGCCTCTATCTTCGCCAGGGCGAGGCCGTCGGGCTGCTTGGCCCCAACGGCGCCGGCAAGACCACGATCTTCTACATGATCACCGGCCTGGTCGCGGCCGATCTCGGCACGATCTCGCTCGAGGGCAACGACATCACGCAGTTGCCGATGTACCAGCGCGCCCGCCTCGGCATCGGCTACCTGCCGCAGGAGGCCTCGATCTTTCGCGGTCTCAGCGTCGAGGACAATATCCGTGCGGTGCTCGAGGTGGTGGAGCCCAATCGCAAGAGCCGCGAGCGCCAGCTCGACACCCTGCTCGAGGAATTCAACATCGCCCGCTTGCGCAAGGCGCCCTCGATCGCCCTTTCGGGCGGCGAGCGGCGCCGCTGCGAGATCGCGCGGGCGCTCGCCGGTAAGCCCTCCTTCATCCTGCTCGACGAGCCCTTCGCGGGCATCGACCCCATCGCCGTGGGTGACATCCAGGCACTGGTGCGCCAGCTCACCGATCGCGGCATCGGCGTTCTGATCACGGACCACAATGTCCGCGAGACGCTCGGGCTCGTCGACCGCGCCTATATCATCCATTCGGGCCGCGTGCTGACCGAGGGCTCCCCGGCCGAGATCATCGCCAATGCCGATGTCCGCCGCGTCTATCTCGGCGAGGATTTCCGGCTTTAG
- a CDS encoding LptA/OstA family protein: protein MQPAIRPLSLARFGAVSRQAAALAAVAAALLVFLPQDGFAQGRGRGGGANSPLGGLGGDSKEPIKIDADKLDVLDKDNRAVFSGNVVAVQGETTVRCSIMTVFYEGRGGQTGAGAKPAAAAPAAPAAAAAPGQSNDSSIKRIECKGPVTVVSKTQAATSDNAVFDRANNQVIMTGNVALNDGPNITRGEKLTYNTVTGIANVETNKGGRVQGFFVPNSADANKPGAKPAAGATPAKPATPTN from the coding sequence ATGCAGCCAGCCATTCGCCCTTTGAGCCTCGCGCGTTTCGGCGCCGTCTCCCGGCAGGCCGCCGCGCTAGCGGCCGTCGCGGCCGCCCTGCTAGTCTTTCTGCCGCAGGATGGCTTCGCGCAGGGGCGTGGCCGTGGCGGTGGCGCGAACTCCCCGCTCGGAGGCCTCGGCGGCGACAGCAAGGAGCCGATCAAGATCGACGCGGACAAGCTCGACGTGCTCGACAAGGACAACCGCGCCGTGTTCAGCGGCAATGTCGTTGCCGTCCAGGGCGAGACCACGGTCCGCTGCTCGATCATGACCGTGTTCTACGAAGGACGCGGCGGGCAGACCGGCGCGGGAGCAAAGCCCGCGGCCGCTGCGCCGGCCGCGCCGGCTGCCGCGGCGGCGCCCGGCCAGTCGAACGACAGCTCGATCAAGCGCATCGAATGCAAGGGGCCGGTCACCGTCGTCTCAAAGACGCAGGCCGCGACCTCTGACAATGCCGTCTTCGACCGCGCCAATAATCAGGTGATCATGACGGGCAATGTCGCGCTGAACGACGGCCCCAACATCACGCGCGGCGAGAAGCTGACCTACAACACCGTCACCGGCATCGCCAATGTCGAGACCAACAAGGGCGGTCGCGTCCAGGGCTTCTTCGTGCCGAACTCCGCCGACGCCAACAAGCCGGGGGCGAAGCCCGCCGCGGGCGCCACACCTGCCAAGCCGGCGACGCCGACCAACTAG
- the lptC gene encoding LPS export ABC transporter periplasmic protein LptC has protein sequence MARRQAAFGSARRHTMLVRFLRRAIPISAAVAVLVLIVAPFLNPLRGVANLSLGAVGISGGKVKMDTPRLSGYRKDNRPYEVTAEAALQEIRNPTQIELQTLTARLQMEREGWVTVNAKTGLFDTQKEKLRLVDDVRVKTEGGYDIRMRTADVDFKGGTVVSKEPVKVILGTTTVDADSLDVKDNGALIVFQGRVRAYIPNAPAGVIAGPEREGSTPAPELLAPGRSPLSGEASSTGSQPNGVIE, from the coding sequence ATGGCACGCCGGCAGGCGGCCTTCGGTTCCGCGCGCCGGCACACGATGCTGGTGCGCTTTCTGCGTCGCGCGATCCCGATCAGTGCCGCCGTTGCGGTGCTTGTGCTGATCGTGGCGCCCTTCCTCAATCCGCTGCGCGGCGTCGCCAACCTGTCGCTCGGCGCTGTCGGCATCTCCGGCGGCAAGGTGAAGATGGATACGCCGCGCCTCTCGGGCTACCGCAAGGACAACCGTCCCTATGAGGTCACCGCCGAGGCGGCGCTTCAGGAGATCCGAAATCCGACGCAGATCGAACTGCAGACGCTGACGGCCCGGCTGCAGATGGAGCGCGAGGGCTGGGTCACGGTGAACGCCAAGACAGGCCTCTTCGACACGCAGAAGGAGAAGCTGCGTCTCGTCGACGATGTCCGGGTCAAGACCGAAGGCGGCTACGATATTCGCATGCGGACCGCCGACGTCGATTTCAAGGGCGGGACGGTGGTCTCGAAGGAGCCGGTGAAGGTCATCCTCGGTACCACCACGGTCGATGCCGACTCGCTCGACGTGAAGGACAATGGCGCACTGATCGTTTTCCAGGGCCGTGTCCGCGCCTATATTCCGAATGCGCCCGCCGGCGTGATCGCAGGCCCGGAGCGTGAAGGCAGTACGCCTGCGCCAGAACTGCTCGCGCCTGGGCGCTCTCCGCTATCCGGCGAGGCGTCGTCGACGGGCAGCCAGCCGAACGGGGTCATAGAGTGA